The following proteins are co-located in the Aquarana catesbeiana isolate 2022-GZ linkage group LG02, ASM4218655v1, whole genome shotgun sequence genome:
- the LOC141126389 gene encoding olfactory receptor 52Z1P-like, giving the protein MSNSTSFHPDYFLLMGIPGLEDSHLLISIPFSIMYVLSLLGNSALVLVISSNKSLHQPMYIFLMMLSTSDVLLSSTTVPKTLSIFWFGNHEISFIGCLTQVFFIHFAFCTESAILLSMAYDRYCAICHPLTYATTVINNFVQKTAMVALFRSFCIVTPFVFLLNRLPFQRSNVIEHTYCEHMSVARLATSNIMVNVVAGLVVAACTIGVDMVLIVTSYVAIIMADVRLSSSQARSKAFNTCVCHTCVIVLFYIPAFFSFIAHRHISQEFHIIFANLYVLVPPMMNPIIYGIKTREIRRRALAMLCGATPNVFGQNFFFPFHRSGA; this is encoded by the coding sequence ATGTCAAATTCCACCAGTTTCCACCCTGATTATTTCCTCCTGATGGGAATTCCTGGCCTGGAGGACTCACATCTCCTGATCTCCATCCCCTTCTCCATCATGTATGTTCTGTCACTTCTGGGAAACTCTGCCCTGGTCTTGGTCATCTCATCCAACAAGAGTCTCCATCAACCCATGTATATATTCCTCATGATGTTGTCAACCAGCGATGTCCTCTTGAGCTCCACCACCGTACCCAAGACCCTCAGCATCTTCTGGTTTGGTAATCATGAGATCTCTTTCATTGGATGCCTCACTCAAGTATTCTTCATTCATTTTGCTTTTTGTACTGAATCCGCCATACTGCTCTCCATGGCATACGACCGTTACTGTGCCATCTGTCACCCTTTAACTTATGCTACAACCGTCATCAACAACTTTGTACAGAAGACAGCCATGGTGGCCCTTTTCAGAAGCTTCTGCATAGTCACACCCTTTGTTTTTCTTCTCAACAGATTACCATTCCAGCGAAGCAATGTCATAGAACACACCTACTGTGAGCACATGTCTGTGGCTAGATTGGCGACATCTAACATAATGGTGAATGTGGTGGCTGGACTGGTTGTAGCCGCCTGTACTATTGGTGTGGACATGGTCCTTATTGTAACTTCCTATGTTGCTATTATCATGGCAGATGTGAGACTCTCATCATCCCAGGCTCGTTCCAAAGCCTTCAATACATGTGTGTGCCACACCTGTGTCATCGTTCTCTTCTACATACCGGCATTTTTTAGCTTCATAGCTCACAGACACATTTCTCAAGAGTTCCACATCATCTTTGCCAACCTCTATGTCCTTGTCCCACCAATGATGAACCCAATCATCTATGGCATAAAAACCAGAGAGATTCGCCGTAGGGCCTTGGCAATGCTTTGTGGAGCCACACCCAATGTCTttgggcaaaattttttttttccttttcataggTCGGGTGCTTGA